TCCAGCATGTATTATTTTCTGAAACTTCCTTACAAAAGAGGGAAAGTGTATCATCATGCATGTAATATGCAACTTGAAACACACGCGCGTGTTCTCCCACCTTATTTGAGTCTGATGAAAAGCAGCACAAAATCTGGAGAGAAAAaagtgaaatttatttatttatttagcttctTCTTGTTACTTTTGTCTTCCCTTTACAGAACAAGAATTCCCACTGTGAACATCTCACTGGGCCCCCCAAACCCTGCAGCCAGGACTGACCTTCACCGTCCATTTATCTGATTAGCATCCAACATATTGTCTGACTCTTCCTACCACACATTTTCAAAACCAGAGACAGAAATTGTAACATCACAAGTGTTATATGCaacttgaaacacacacacacacacaacactatGTACCTTATTTGAGTGTGATTTAAAACTGTGCAAAGATCTATAGAGGACAAAATTATGACTGTTTTCAGTTGCAACAAAatctcttttcctctttcttcccttcACAGAAGAGATGTCATGTTGTATGCTGGGTTGGGTGCGAAATGGATCCAGCTGCTACTATTTCTCTTCAGGTCTGGACACAGCGGACTGGGAAAACAGTAGACAAAACTGCAGAGGGATGGGCTTCGACTTGGTGGTTGTAAACTCAGAAGTGGAGCAGGCAAGTTCATCTGCCCTGCAGCAAATGCCAGCCTTGAAGGGGGTTTATCTCTTTGGCTATGTTTGCATGGAAGGAATGGGATTCCCTGCTGTCTATAGCAGCACTAGAACCTTCCAACCATGATAGGCGTTCTGAACAAGGACACTTTCAGGCTGCTTCTGCTATGGCTGCATGCTTTCTATAAAGGCATCAAGGCTGTGGGCCAAATATGACAAACTGGGGACTCgcaggtgcagtggcatagctagaggggatgccaagtgctaagttttgcagggaacctcacctcaGTGTGCTAGcggatcctccccttcccttcagagccatttggggggggcagaatggaggcTTCGGAAGGGCGGGGGAAGGTCcatttgcacactgcggtgagactccctgcaaaacttagcacttttaACTCCCTCTAGCTACTGTGCAGGTGCATCTGTCCTGCAGAAACACCGTCCTTGAACTGACTATTCTGTGCGTTGAATTCACTGAaagttcatttttgttttgatgCAGGATTTCCTGAGGAGACATGCAAAAACCCTTATTACCCGTGATAGAAATTATTGGATTGGCCTCAGTGATCAAGCGGGACAGGACAAATGGCAGTGGGTAGATGACACTCCTCTTAACAACAGTGCAGAGTGAGTAAATAATAATGAGCATCCTTAATGTTTCTATAGTGCTTTTTCAGTGTGCAATGCATTGACATACATTATTAGATGGCCATAGAGAAGGGAGTGGGAGAACATACTGGTGTGAAGATATTGCTCTGTCACGTGGTTTTGGTAAACATTGccactgggccactgtgagatgcaggcagctggactagatgggcctttggcctgatccagcaggtctcctcCATTCTTATGAGGACATTTCCCTATCACCAAATAATAATAGACTACATTATTACAATAAATCAATGTCGTCATAAGAACAGAAGATGATCcgtgctggattaggccaaaggcccatctacgagtccagcttccagtatcggACAGTGgaccagcagatgcctcaggcagcacacaagactcctatcctgttgccactcccttgcagcagtCATTAAAAGATAAGCTACCTGTAatacccagaggttgcatatagtcatcagggcttgtaacctgtgatggactttccctccagaaatctgcccaatccccttttaaaggcatccagaccaggtgccatcaccgcatcctatTTGAGCtctttggcccgctgtatgaaacgagtttgacaatTTACTGctgaatgcaacgaaacaaaccagagtgaaatgcccccattctatcaaaggttatggcctaAAAAGCAGAAATGCATctatcttatgtaacaaaaatttccttaactcagaatgaaccaaagagactgattgttgaaagagacaatgagatgttattatggtacTACttcaactccagagcccaggtcaaccaggctggTAGACCTGAACCTTTGCCTCTGTAGCCAAGGTTtgatgggcaggtagacctgggctcccatctgaacttggagcccagatctatcagacaagtagacctgggctcccattccgactgccttctggagccacctcttccaggtgagtagacctgggctctcatctGGACTTGaagctcagatctacctgctgggtagacctgagctcccattctgactgtTGCCCAATTTCGGTCCCCATTCTGACAGGTGACCCTAcccactgacaaattaattttgtcatatgggagggtGACTAAAATTTATggcccaggtgtcaaatgacctagctacgccactgaagtgGTCCAAGCCTATCAGCTGCCCAACCAGGCAACAatactccccctcccctctgttgCAGGATATTGGTCCTAGTGCAGCGCAGGAACTGGGGAGAAGCATCATCCTGAGGACACCAAAACTGGGGAGAGGGATTGAGCTTCTGAAAACAATGTATGTACAGTATGCGAGAGGAAATCTGTTGCTCCAGGCTGCATTCCAGCATTTCTCTGGGAAAGAGGGCCAAGCAAGCCAGAGATGATTGTACTCCTTCCGCTTTTCCAGGGATGCCTGCCTCACTCCCTCTCTGTGTCTCTTTTCACCCTCGCTAGCCGTGGTCTCTTTGGGCTATGAAATCCTAGCTCTGCACCCTTGTCTCACAAACTTCTCTCTTACAggttctggaggaaaggagaaccCAGTAATCCCATGGAGAAATGTGCTGTCATGCACATCAGCAGTAGCACACCTCCCAGACCACCTGAGAGGAACTGGAATGATATCAAATGCACTGAACGACCTTATCACATTTGTGAAGCCAAGCCTGTTATTTTTTACTAAAGGAAACTtttgggtcggggggggggagcctcatTTGCCTTTTAGTGCTGTTCATCAGGGGGTCTCACCGAGGGcacatcatatatctgacacagtgttgagtgtcagaaaataaataaataatacatacatgGAGGCCTGATGTGCTGAGAATTTGAATACAATGAGTGAgtggggatggaaggaggaggggagcagagtgcgAAACCGACTTGCACAGGATGAGGGCAGAATGGATTTTGGAAAAGGGTTGgggaagcagagggcaaaattagTTCGCACAAGAGGAGGGGGAGTGGATTAGGGAAAAGCATCAAACAGCCTACAATGCCAGTCACAAACTTCTTTTTGTCTCATTGCATAAGTTTAATGTAGACATTACATTTAAATTCATATTTATATTCACGTTCTGTTCCAGGTCTCCCGGCATGGGtttatatctcattcagccactagaggtgctcaatgtaatgcaatgtaatggaaagaaattattccattcccTTGCATTACAtccagcacctctagtggctgaatgcagtacatACACATGCTGGGGAACCTGGAAGTGTGTTTTtggagctatttttagctttGATGCCAGGGAATCTTGTGGGCCAAATAAAAACCTCCAGAGGGCTGCATgtgcccccgggccagggtttgaagagcCCTGATCTAACCCAAGTTCAACAGAAAACAGTTTATCCTGTGATTCCTTATGCCTTCTCAGTCTGCCTAGCAATTTATGTAGGGTGGCTTGAGAGAGCACATAACTGGACAATCGTCAGGGTCATCACTGCTGTCATCACCAGCTAACACATGGCAAAAACAATAGATCAGATGTGCACTAACATTTACAACTCACAGCTGTGTAACATCTTCCATTGAGGTATCTCAGCTGACCATTGAGACAGTTAACCGtccattttgttttcaaataaACCAGCTTTGGGCTTAGAGCTTGCCTCTTTCATTCCAACATTGACAGCCCAgtctcatccaggattgggctgctgtgcGGAGgcgtttatgacagcagaacactgttTGGCTGCTGTAGAATGGCTTCTGTCAGCATGTGCAATATgccactggtggccattttaggagcactGCCACAATTGGCTGTAGTGTGAAAGGACCACAAATCAAAGGGGAGGTAGTTCCATAATATTGGTGCAACTACAGAGAAGCCCTATTTCTTGTCACTGCCCCACACACTTTTTGGGGCAGCTGCACCTGTAAATGGGCCTTCTCTGATGCTCTTAGTGAGTTAAGTTCTTAGTGACTTATGAAAAGCAGTTCATTTAAGTAATTTCAATAATTTTCTCGGCCAGTCTTCAGCTGTGGGGCAACTTTGTGCCTTCATAGTCTCTATTCTATTGGGAATTTTGTGGGATGGGTGTATTTGTGCCAAGACCttagaccagcggttctcaaacttttagcactgggacccactttttagaatgagaatctgtaaggacccaccagaagtgatgtcatgactggaagtgacatcatcaagcaggagaatttaacaatcctaggctgcaatcctacccacacttacccaggagtaagtcccatttactatcattggtaaaagcatatacatagtaacttgttaaaagtacagagtgtaacatttccccagatgcagtcacataccgtggtagaattaagtctaatctattaaaaataaaatattgaaatgaatggggacccatctgaaattgactcacaacccacctagtttgagaaacactgccttagactaCATGATGGTCTTACATACACAAATTAAGGTCAAGATgctgttgttaacagtatttatatgccacttttcaaaataagttcacaaagcggtttacagaaaaaaaatcaaataatt
This genomic interval from Tiliqua scincoides isolate rTilSci1 chromosome 6, rTilSci1.hap2, whole genome shotgun sequence contains the following:
- the LOC136655943 gene encoding C-type lectin domain family 4 member C-like isoform X1, with the protein product MGSEITYAEVNFRNGPSPVQPKASAENKAPPAVLRKLPPWFPWATSGFLLLLTIVLLAVILFLLLGNSDKMYIRPSHNATDWHCLLNRLKGKEEMSCCMLGWVRNGSSCYYFSSGLDTADWENSRQNCRGMGFDLVVVNSEVEQDFLRRHAKTLITRDRNYWIGLSDQAGQDKWQWVDDTPLNNSAEFWRKGEPSNPMEKCAVMHISSSTPPRPPERNWNDIKCTERPYHICEAKPVIFY
- the LOC136655943 gene encoding C-type lectin domain family 4 member A-like isoform X3, which produces MGSEITYAEVNFRNGPSPVQPKASAENKAPPAVLRKLPPWFPWATSGFLLLLTIVLLAVILFLLLGNSDKMYIRPSHNATDWHCLLNRLKGKEEMSCCMLGWVRNGSSCYYFSSGLDTADWENSRQNCRGMGFDLVVVNSEVEQDFLRRHAKTLITRDRNYWIGLSDQAGQDKWQWVDDTPLNNSAEILVLVQRRNWGEASS
- the LOC136655943 gene encoding C-type lectin domain family 4 member A-like isoform X2, translated to MGSEITYAEVNFRNGPSPVQPKASAENKAPPAVLRKLPPWFPWATSGFLLLLTIVLLAVILFLLLGNSDKMYIRPSHNATDWHCLLNRLKGKGLDTADWENSRQNCRGMGFDLVVVNSEVEQDFLRRHAKTLITRDRNYWIGLSDQAGQDKWQWVDDTPLNNSAEFWRKGEPSNPMEKCAVMHISSSTPPRPPERNWNDIKCTERPYHICEAKPVIFY